The following are encoded in a window of Rhodothermaceae bacterium genomic DNA:
- a CDS encoding MoxR family ATPase, with protein sequence MPQIQINEESPVEDLFPALAEALPSACKRLEGEISKIIVGQKEVIRNILVCLLAQGHVLLIGVPGLAKTLLIRTLADALALNFTRIQFTPDLMPGDITGTEIIEEDKRTGGRAFKFVKGPIFANVVLADEVNRTPPKTQAALLEAMQEHRVTAGGNTFTLEEPFFVLATQNPIEQEGTYPLPEAQLDRFMLNLWLDYPSLDQETEVVRSTTAGQTVVVRPAMSRTELIDYQKLVRHLPVANNVIEYAVRLSASTRPNREGAPDFVNEYIAYGAGPRASQYLILGAKALAAIDGRYTPLISDVQTLATAVLRHRIIANFNAEADGVSVTDLIERILDTVTT encoded by the coding sequence ATGCCACAAATACAAATCAACGAAGAGTCACCAGTGGAAGACCTTTTCCCCGCCCTCGCCGAAGCCTTACCCTCGGCGTGCAAACGCCTTGAAGGGGAAATTTCAAAAATTATTGTTGGTCAAAAGGAGGTCATACGAAATATTCTGGTGTGCCTGTTGGCTCAAGGGCATGTACTGCTTATCGGAGTACCTGGACTCGCAAAAACTCTTCTCATCCGTACGTTGGCGGATGCACTGGCCCTGAATTTTACTCGAATCCAGTTCACCCCGGATCTGATGCCCGGTGACATCACAGGTACAGAAATCATTGAAGAGGATAAACGAACCGGCGGACGTGCTTTCAAATTTGTCAAGGGGCCCATCTTCGCCAATGTTGTACTCGCAGACGAGGTCAACCGGACTCCCCCAAAGACCCAGGCTGCGCTTCTGGAAGCGATGCAGGAACATCGCGTTACCGCTGGGGGGAACACCTTCACTCTAGAAGAACCGTTTTTTGTACTTGCCACTCAAAACCCGATTGAGCAGGAGGGAACCTATCCTCTGCCCGAAGCGCAACTGGACCGATTCATGCTCAATCTTTGGCTGGATTATCCTTCTCTTGATCAGGAGACCGAAGTCGTTCGCTCAACTACCGCTGGCCAGACTGTCGTTGTTAGACCTGCAATGTCTCGGACCGAGCTCATTGATTACCAGAAGCTTGTTCGTCATCTACCTGTCGCAAACAACGTCATCGAATATGCGGTTCGCCTAAGCGCCAGTACACGCCCCAACCGTGAGGGAGCGCCAGATTTTGTCAACGAGTATATCGCATACGGAGCGGGGCCACGTGCTTCGCAATATCTGATCCTCGGCGCAAAAGCGCTCGCGGCCATTGATGGCCGGTATACTCCCCTGATCAGTGATGTGCAGACACTGGCCACAGCAGTCCTTCGCCACCGCATCATTGCCAATTTCAATGCGGAGGCGGATGGCGTATCGGTAACCGATCTGATTGAGCGAATCCTTGATACGGTTACCACGTAG